One Ricinus communis isolate WT05 ecotype wild-type chromosome 1, ASM1957865v1, whole genome shotgun sequence DNA window includes the following coding sequences:
- the LOC8271510 gene encoding cytochrome P450 94A1, whose protein sequence is MLQLILFLSFVSVISFFFFCTTSHPRTRTPSPESYPLIGNLPGFLRNRHRFHDWVTDMLVNTPSSTLQVNSFLNISRGICTANPVNVEHLLVTNFSNYVKGSRFLNVLYELLGHGIFNVDGHLWIMQRKIASHEFNTKSLKHFISDVVKSEMSRTLMPYLVKACEDDAVFDLQQVLGKFTFTTICEVAFGVDPESSMPNLPFAKAFDDAVAICFFSRFLSPFPPVWKLKRLLNLGSEKRLKEAIGTIDKFVLEIIKSKNQEKDSDKSQDLLSRFMFLSSDYEFQDQEQKTKFLRDIVISFVLAGKDTTSTALAWFFWLLVGNPRCGRLIYEELTEVAPPEAVSKSRMRIFSYDDLKKLHYLHAALSETMRLFPPVAINSRLTVDDDVLPDGTRVGKGWFADYSAYAMGRMEKVWGQDCREFKPERWLDKDGKFQPSDQFRFPVFHCGPRTCLGKELAYIQMKAIAAAVMYEFEILAIDGGANAERMMNPPYIVTLLLKMRGGFSVRLKRREREGPGSKLV, encoded by the coding sequence atGCTGCAACTTATCTTATTCCTCTCCTTCGTCTCAGTCAtcagcttcttcttcttctgcacTACTTCCCATCCTCGAACCAGAACTCCGTCTCCAGAATCATACCCTTTAATCGGAAACCTCCCTGGTTTCCTCCGCAACCGCCACCGCTTCCATGACTGGGTTACAGACATGCTCGTCAACACCCCATCATCGACACTCCAAGTCAACTCTTTCCTCAACATCTCCCGCGGCATCTGCACTGCAAATCCTGTCAACGTAGAGCACCTTCTGGTCACCAACTTCTCCAACTATGTCAAGGGCTCTCGCTTCCTCAACGTTCTTTATGAGCTTCTTGGCCATGGTATCTTCAACGTTGATGGTCATCTCTGGATAATGCAACGCAAGATTGCTAGTCATGAATTCAACACCAAGTCTCTGAAACATTTCATATCAGATGTGGTCAAATCCGAGATGAGCAGAACCCTGATGCCATACTTAGTCAAGGCTTGTGAAGATGATGCAGTCTTTGATCTTCAACAGGTGTTAGGAAAGTTTACATTTACTACCATATGTGAAGTTGCATTTGGTGTGGATCCTGAATCATCAATGCCCAATTTGCCTTTTGCTAAAGCTTTTGATGATGCTGTAGCAATCTGCTTCTTTTCTAGATTTTTGTCTCCATTTCCACCAGTATGGAAGCTCAAAAGATTGCTCAATCTTGGATCAGAGAAACGACTAAAAGAAGCCATTGGAACTATCGATAAGTTTGTTCTCGAGATCATCAAATCaaagaatcaagaaaaagacagTGATAAGAGTCAAGATCTGTTATCAAGATTCATGTTCTTGAGTTCCGATTATGAATTTCAAGATCAGGAACAAAAGACCAAGTTCTTGAGAGATATAGTTATAAGCTTTGTTCTTGCCGGCAAGGACACAACATCAACTGCCTTAGCATGGTTTTTCTGGTTGCTCGTGGGAAACCCTCGTTGTGGACGCTTGATTTATGAAGAACTAACTGAAGTGGCTCCGCCGGAAGCGGTGTCCAAATCAAGAATGAGAATATTTAGCTATGACGATTTGAAAAAGCTTCATTACTTGCACGCAGCTCTATCAGAAACAATGAGGCTGTTTCCACCTGTGGCCATCAACTCAAGATTAACGGTGGACGATGATGTTTTGCCAGACGGGACACGTGTAGGGAAAGGGTGGTTTGCTGATTATTCAGCTTATGCAATGGGCAGGATGGAGAAGGTGTGGGGCCAAGATTGTAGGGAGTTTAAGCCTGAGAGGTGGTTGGATAAAGATGGAAAGTTTCAACCGTCTGATCAATTTAGATTCCCCGTTTTCCATTGTGGGCCCAGGACTTGTTTGGGGAAAGAGTTGGCTTATATACAGATGAAGGCTATTGCTGCTGCTGTGATGTATGAGTTTGAGATATTGGCTATTGATGGAGGTGCCAATGCAGAGAGGATGATGAACCCGCCTTACATCGTAACATTGCTTCTTAAAATGAGAGGTGGCTTCTCTGTTAGGCTAAAgaggagagaaagagagggcCCCGGTAGCAAATTAGTATAG